Proteins from a single region of Murdochiella vaginalis:
- a CDS encoding L,D-transpeptidase family protein codes for MDDREKKSAATSAPPSGVSAAAYKENDSMNDEPYPSGRRKWRVFAGLFFLLAVAYLLGVFYFSRYSYPKTSVNGYFVGRRPVSALTDILPEGNAHHYVGRDAEITLDPQSIHLRYQRQDGTFRQPSSWKWPLEYFLAHDYSLAGYNVEYDEERLVYLLKEAGFDPDGEPPKDATLEASGDVVRIKPEEPGKRVDMDALKAIIFQTISGKEETVHVEDAYEKPKVTKDDPRLAADKEKVEKLLATTITYVLGDKTYVFGPQEIFPLLERDAAGEYTLPDSSIQSFVVKMAKETDTYGTSRQFESTGAGTVTVPPGIYGWQINVKKTVASIKEMLAKGETVPDAKPVYNHTGLARGTENDIGNTYIEIDLSRQHLWAYRDGNLLIDSDIRTGKVNHFNETPRGVHMIWSREKGRQLQGQFKDGTPYNSKVDYWMPINYGGVGMHDASWVTAFGGQYYIYSGSNGCINLNLETAKTIYDNFTNGTPVVIYESSTNYSPADHSF; via the coding sequence ATGGACGATAGAGAGAAAAAGAGCGCCGCAACATCAGCTCCTCCTTCCGGAGTTTCTGCGGCTGCTTATAAAGAGAACGATTCGATGAACGATGAACCGTATCCGTCGGGAAGGCGGAAGTGGCGTGTTTTTGCTGGGCTTTTCTTTCTTTTGGCAGTAGCCTATCTTCTCGGCGTATTTTATTTCTCGCGCTACAGCTATCCTAAGACCAGTGTAAATGGCTATTTTGTGGGCCGCCGCCCCGTATCCGCTTTAACAGATATCCTACCCGAAGGAAACGCGCATCATTACGTCGGTCGCGATGCGGAAATCACTTTGGATCCCCAGAGTATACATCTGCGCTATCAGCGGCAGGACGGAACCTTCCGTCAGCCCTCTTCTTGGAAGTGGCCGCTGGAATACTTTTTAGCGCACGATTATTCTCTTGCCGGATATAATGTCGAATACGATGAAGAGCGCTTAGTCTACCTGCTCAAAGAAGCCGGATTCGATCCGGATGGAGAGCCACCAAAGGATGCTACCCTCGAAGCGTCGGGAGACGTCGTACGCATCAAGCCGGAAGAACCGGGCAAGCGCGTAGATATGGACGCTTTAAAGGCCATCATCTTTCAGACCATCTCCGGCAAGGAGGAGACAGTGCATGTGGAGGACGCATATGAAAAACCGAAGGTGACGAAAGACGATCCCCGATTAGCGGCCGATAAGGAAAAGGTCGAAAAACTTTTGGCCACCACCATTACCTATGTTTTGGGCGATAAAACCTATGTCTTCGGTCCACAGGAGATTTTTCCGCTTCTCGAACGTGATGCCGCAGGAGAATACACCTTGCCGGATTCCAGCATTCAATCCTTTGTTGTCAAGATGGCCAAAGAAACGGACACTTACGGAACCTCACGGCAATTTGAATCCACCGGTGCGGGAACGGTGACCGTTCCGCCGGGCATTTACGGCTGGCAAATCAATGTGAAGAAGACGGTTGCAAGCATAAAAGAAATGCTCGCAAAAGGCGAGACGGTACCGGATGCCAAACCGGTCTATAATCACACCGGCCTTGCGCGCGGAACGGAAAATGACATCGGCAATACGTACATTGAGATTGATCTCTCCCGTCAACATCTTTGGGCGTATCGGGATGGAAATTTGCTTATCGATAGTGATATTCGCACCGGAAAAGTGAATCACTTCAACGAAACGCCGCGAGGCGTACACATGATCTGGAGTCGGGAAAAGGGGAGACAGCTGCAAGGACAATTCAAAGACGGTACGCCGTATAATTCCAAAGTCGACTATTGGATGCCTATCAATTATGGTGGCGTAGGTATGCACGATGCATCCTGGGTAACGGCTTTTGGCGGGCAGTATTATATTTATTCCGGATCGAATGGATGTATTAATTTGAATTTGGAAACCGCCAAGACCATATATGACAACTTTACAAACGGTACGCCGGTGGTAATATACGAAAGCTCGACGAACTACTCGCCGGCGGATCACAGCTTCTAA
- a CDS encoding energy-coupling factor transporter ATPase — MTTANRLLEEAQAEETTESKKSPHSTREKAVIAVDDVTFRYPQYEDNGREAPTLDAINLHVKKGEFIALLGHNGSGKSTLARLLNAQMLPEEGEITILGMNTRRQEKVWSIRSQCGMVFQNPDNQIVASIVEEDVAFGPENLGIPNPELRRRVDAALEATGMMPYKRREPYKLSGGQKQRVAIAGVLAMLPECIILDEPTAMLDPVGRREIMDTIHMLHREQHKTIILITHNMEEAVEADRIVVLSEGEIVLEGTPREVFSDVETMRRLELDVPQVTEVGYRLRKAGFDVPSDCLRIEELVQTLVANQRKTEEATAQKVIGPQEDSSTSTFSANGEEGVQ; from the coding sequence ATGACAACAGCGAACCGGTTGCTTGAAGAGGCACAAGCCGAAGAGACGACCGAATCGAAAAAATCGCCGCATTCCACACGGGAGAAAGCGGTCATTGCCGTAGACGACGTCACGTTTCGCTATCCCCAATACGAGGATAACGGACGGGAAGCGCCTACTTTGGATGCCATTAATCTGCACGTAAAAAAAGGGGAATTCATCGCACTGCTCGGCCATAATGGATCTGGTAAATCGACGCTTGCCCGCTTACTCAATGCCCAGATGTTACCGGAGGAAGGCGAGATTACGATACTGGGCATGAACACGAGAAGACAAGAAAAAGTCTGGTCTATTCGCTCCCAGTGTGGGATGGTCTTTCAAAATCCGGATAATCAGATTGTAGCCTCCATCGTGGAAGAGGATGTCGCGTTCGGCCCGGAGAATCTGGGCATACCGAATCCAGAGCTGCGCCGTCGCGTGGATGCCGCATTAGAAGCAACGGGGATGATGCCCTATAAGCGTCGTGAACCGTACAAGCTTTCCGGTGGACAAAAGCAGCGCGTGGCGATTGCCGGCGTTTTAGCGATGCTTCCCGAATGCATTATCTTGGATGAACCGACCGCCATGCTGGATCCGGTGGGCCGCCGGGAAATCATGGATACGATCCATATGCTCCATCGGGAACAGCATAAAACGATTATTCTCATTACGCACAATATGGAAGAAGCGGTCGAAGCGGATCGCATTGTTGTGCTGTCCGAAGGGGAGATTGTCTTGGAGGGAACGCCGCGCGAGGTGTTTTCCGATGTGGAGACCATGCGTCGTTTGGAATTGGATGTTCCGCAGGTGACCGAGGTCGGGTACCGGCTACGGAAAGCGGGATTTGACGTGCCCTCGGATTGTCTGCGCATTGAGGAGCTGGTGCAGACGCTGGTGGCTAACCAAAGAAAAACAGAAGAAGCCACCGCGCAAAAGGTCATCGGCCCCCAAGAGGATTCTTCCACCTCGACCTTCTCAGCAAACGGAGAGGAGGGTGTGCAATGA
- a CDS encoding energy-coupling factor transporter ATPase → MSMIFDHLSFYYNRGQKDEVKALDDITMTIDRHEYVGIIGHTGSGKSTLVQHMNGLNIPQEGSLTVDGITTGDSKASLTTLRQRVGLVFQYPEDQLFEETIYQDVAYGPKNLKLPPEEIDARVRWALQAVGLDADTIGKESPFEVSGGQKRRVAIAGVMALRPSYLILDEPTAGLDPHGRDEILSTIHRLYEENPEMTIILVTHSMEDIAEHAKRIIVVDQGKLVMDGTPHAVFARRAELEAIGLSVPQVTQLMQRLKEEGLDVDSSAITVDEAVAALSAFLQGKEA, encoded by the coding sequence ATGAGCATGATTTTTGATCACCTTTCTTTTTATTACAATCGCGGTCAAAAGGATGAAGTAAAAGCGCTGGATGATATCACCATGACCATTGATCGACATGAATATGTCGGCATCATCGGGCATACGGGCTCCGGAAAATCCACTTTGGTGCAGCATATGAACGGGTTGAATATTCCGCAGGAAGGATCCTTAACCGTGGACGGCATTACCACCGGCGATTCCAAGGCTTCGCTGACCACCTTGCGTCAGCGTGTGGGATTGGTGTTTCAGTATCCCGAAGATCAGCTGTTCGAAGAAACGATCTATCAGGATGTGGCCTATGGTCCGAAAAATCTGAAACTACCGCCCGAAGAAATTGATGCGCGTGTGCGCTGGGCGCTGCAGGCGGTTGGTCTTGATGCCGATACCATCGGTAAGGAATCGCCTTTTGAGGTTTCCGGAGGACAAAAGCGTCGTGTGGCCATCGCCGGCGTTATGGCCCTTCGTCCCTCCTATCTCATTTTGGATGAACCGACGGCCGGCTTGGATCCGCATGGACGCGATGAGATTCTTTCGACCATTCATCGTCTGTATGAGGAGAATCCGGAGATGACCATTATCTTGGTCACGCATTCCATGGAAGATATTGCGGAACACGCCAAGCGCATCATCGTTGTGGACCAGGGAAAGCTGGTCATGGACGGTACGCCGCATGCTGTCTTTGCGCGGCGTGCGGAGCTGGAGGCCATTGGTCTGTCCGTGCCGCAGGTGACGCAGCTGATGCAGCGCCTGAAAGAAGAAGGGCTGGATGTGGATTCTTCAGCCATTACCGTAGACGAAGCGGTGGCGGCGCTTTCCGCATTCCTGCAGGGAAAGGAGGCGTAG
- a CDS encoding energy-coupling factor transporter transmembrane protein EcfT, whose product MGNQITIGQYMPGDSSIHRLDPRVKLVLILIFMVTAFLVETFTGYALYFALIVLVTFLAEVPMGRLWKGLKPIFLILVFTFVINVAFTPGKTIWTFGPLSISEEGLVRATFIAIRLMLLVMGTSLLTLTTSPLELTDAIAWLLKPLDWTGFPSHVIAMMISIALRFIPTLFDETNKIMKAQKARGADFESGNILQRAKAMIPLFVPLFLNAINRADELGIAMEARCYTGSNIRTRLNPLKMTTRDGIVFVLCFGIFIAISIFF is encoded by the coding sequence ATGGGCAATCAGATTACCATTGGTCAATATATGCCCGGTGATTCCTCCATCCATCGGCTGGATCCGCGTGTGAAGCTGGTTCTCATACTCATTTTTATGGTTACCGCCTTCTTGGTAGAAACTTTTACGGGCTATGCCCTGTACTTCGCTTTGATCGTTCTGGTGACTTTCCTGGCAGAAGTGCCCATGGGGCGGTTATGGAAGGGACTGAAACCGATCTTTCTGATTTTGGTTTTCACCTTTGTGATCAATGTCGCCTTTACACCGGGAAAAACGATTTGGACCTTCGGACCGCTTTCGATCAGTGAGGAAGGCCTTGTTCGAGCCACCTTTATCGCGATTCGCCTGATGCTGCTGGTGATGGGCACGAGTCTTCTGACGCTTACAACGAGCCCACTGGAGCTTACGGACGCCATTGCCTGGCTGTTGAAGCCGCTGGACTGGACGGGCTTTCCATCGCATGTCATCGCAATGATGATTTCCATCGCACTGCGCTTTATCCCCACGCTTTTTGACGAAACAAATAAAATCATGAAAGCGCAGAAAGCGCGTGGCGCCGATTTTGAGTCCGGTAATATTCTGCAGCGTGCGAAAGCCATGATACCGCTTTTCGTCCCGTTGTTTCTCAATGCCATCAATCGTGCGGATGAGCTGGGCATTGCGATGGAGGCGCGTTGTTACACCGGAAGTAACATTCGCACGCGATTGAATCCATTGAAGATGACTACCCGGGACGGGATCGTCTTTGTATTGTGCTTCGGCATATTTATTGCCATCAGTATTTTCTTTTGA
- the truA gene encoding tRNA pseudouridine(38-40) synthase TruA — protein MQNILLRIAYDGTDFSGYQEQIGKRTVAGILREAVEAVTLRSTRLLAAGRTDRGVHAEEQAVNFLTSLDWPEEAFFHAIQNRLPEDVLLLSAQKMAPTFHARFSPHVTTYRFTVENAALLLPTERRNIFLYTFPLDYERMQAAVQCFEGEHDFSAFSSAAPYRNAYRKVLHAEVTKSGNRYCFRFSAESFLQYQVRRMVGASLLVGRGALTLQKMQDALLSHYDESFGFCADAQGLVLESVRYIKKPR, from the coding sequence ATGCAAAACATCCTCTTACGCATAGCCTATGACGGCACAGATTTCTCCGGCTATCAGGAACAGATCGGAAAACGTACGGTTGCCGGCATATTACGGGAGGCGGTGGAGGCGGTCACCTTGCGATCGACACGCCTTCTGGCTGCGGGGCGCACCGATCGTGGTGTACATGCCGAAGAGCAAGCCGTGAATTTTTTGACCTCTCTCGATTGGCCGGAGGAAGCTTTTTTTCATGCGATTCAAAATCGATTGCCGGAGGATGTGCTGCTCTTGTCGGCGCAAAAAATGGCACCGACGTTTCATGCGCGCTTTTCTCCCCATGTGACGACATATCGATTCACGGTGGAGAATGCGGCTCTTTTATTGCCCACCGAAAGGCGGAACATTTTTTTGTATACCTTTCCGCTGGATTATGAACGTATGCAGGCTGCAGTGCAGTGTTTTGAAGGAGAACACGATTTTTCCGCTTTTTCTTCCGCTGCACCATATCGAAATGCCTATCGAAAAGTGCTTCATGCGGAAGTGACCAAAAGCGGCAATCGTTACTGTTTCCGATTTTCCGCAGAAAGCTTCTTACAATACCAGGTTCGAAGGATGGTGGGGGCAAGCCTGCTCGTCGGAAGAGGCGCGCTGACGCTGCAAAAGATGCAGGATGCTCTCTTGTCCCATTACGACGAATCCTTCGGCTTTTGTGCCGATGCGCAGGGGCTGGTATTGGAATCCGTCCGCTACATAAAAAAACCTCGGTAG
- a CDS encoding SH3 domain-containing C40 family peptidase: protein MDKKRVGAIVGVAGVAGVIAATQFMNIDASNADYVTKNLEAQYKESLKVMDQASSSDAVSTTDQQSKEAVADKVFDPVQKVEYRISTDKPSEEAVDEEARTKPAEKNQPSKDTTQAGDRLSFLEVKPKAESSTEKKEERVFTEEEIAKTIPEEQNEQNPEFSPETSKPYLGVVITDALNVRQKPTLNADVVTLFLRGEVVRGSIDSDWIAVESSGALVGYVNRHFVQPVTEEQAEAQEEANRIAAEKKAEEARIAAEKQAEEERIAKEKEEEAKASSEKAEQEQREAEQKAAEEKARKEEQEKQEQAAVSGYVNCDVINVRSQADLKSPVIGSLYANSAIEGTREGDWIRFDFYGQTGYVYANLIGSAKITISPENTPKSAEKARQEEEAKKPKERAGYVRVAANVRKGPGTNYEILTTFGVNRYVEGVESDGWVKFDYDGQEAYISSVLLADEKIAVPEPKPAEENPKQPDEKEESGSYSSIAEFARAQVGKPYVYCASGPGAYDCSGLVMRAYSNIGISLPHSAMRQANYGYSVSRENLQPGDLVFFTTDGTGEISHVGIYVGDGMMVHASSPRVGVILSNIYDNWYRNRFMGARRLVN, encoded by the coding sequence GTGGACAAGAAACGAGTAGGTGCAATCGTCGGTGTAGCAGGCGTTGCCGGTGTTATTGCCGCAACACAGTTCATGAATATTGATGCGTCAAATGCGGACTATGTGACGAAGAATCTCGAAGCGCAGTATAAAGAGTCGCTGAAAGTCATGGACCAGGCCAGCTCCTCCGATGCCGTAAGTACGACGGACCAGCAGTCGAAAGAGGCTGTTGCCGACAAGGTTTTTGATCCGGTACAGAAGGTGGAATACCGTATTTCGACCGATAAGCCGTCCGAAGAAGCGGTAGACGAAGAGGCACGCACGAAGCCTGCGGAAAAGAACCAACCTTCCAAAGATACCACACAGGCCGGTGATCGTCTTTCCTTCCTCGAAGTGAAGCCTAAAGCGGAAAGCAGTACCGAGAAGAAAGAAGAACGCGTCTTTACAGAAGAAGAAATCGCAAAAACCATTCCGGAAGAGCAAAATGAGCAGAATCCGGAGTTTTCACCGGAGACCAGTAAGCCGTATCTGGGCGTGGTCATTACGGATGCGCTGAATGTGCGTCAGAAGCCGACGCTCAATGCGGATGTTGTTACGCTCTTTCTGCGTGGCGAAGTGGTTCGCGGTTCCATTGACAGCGACTGGATCGCTGTAGAAAGCTCCGGCGCCCTGGTTGGTTATGTTAACCGCCACTTTGTCCAGCCGGTGACCGAAGAACAAGCGGAAGCGCAAGAAGAAGCAAATCGTATTGCTGCCGAAAAGAAGGCAGAAGAAGCGCGTATCGCCGCGGAAAAGCAAGCCGAAGAAGAGCGTATCGCGAAAGAAAAAGAGGAAGAAGCCAAAGCATCTTCCGAGAAAGCGGAGCAGGAACAGCGCGAGGCGGAACAAAAAGCGGCAGAAGAAAAGGCAAGGAAAGAAGAGCAAGAGAAGCAGGAACAAGCAGCCGTTTCCGGGTACGTGAATTGCGATGTCATCAACGTGCGTTCCCAGGCGGACTTAAAATCGCCCGTAATCGGTTCCTTGTATGCGAACTCGGCTATTGAAGGAACCCGCGAAGGCGACTGGATTCGCTTTGATTTTTACGGTCAGACGGGTTATGTCTATGCGAATCTGATCGGTAGCGCAAAGATCACCATTTCGCCGGAGAACACGCCAAAAAGCGCAGAAAAGGCGCGTCAGGAAGAAGAGGCCAAGAAGCCCAAAGAACGGGCAGGTTACGTGCGTGTTGCCGCCAATGTTCGTAAGGGACCGGGCACGAACTACGAAATCCTTACCACGTTCGGCGTCAATCGCTATGTAGAAGGCGTCGAATCCGATGGTTGGGTCAAGTTTGACTATGACGGACAGGAAGCCTATATTTCTTCGGTATTATTAGCAGATGAAAAGATCGCGGTACCGGAACCCAAGCCGGCGGAAGAGAATCCGAAGCAACCGGACGAAAAGGAGGAAAGCGGAAGCTATTCTTCCATCGCTGAATTTGCACGCGCGCAGGTCGGTAAGCCCTATGTATATTGCGCCAGCGGCCCGGGAGCGTATGATTGTTCCGGCTTGGTCATGAGAGCCTATAGCAACATCGGCATATCCCTGCCGCATTCGGCTATGCGCCAAGCCAATTATGGTTATTCCGTATCGAGGGAGAACCTCCAGCCGGGCGATCTCGTCTTCTTCACAACGGATGGAACCGGTGAGATCAGTCACGTCGGCATTTATGTTGGCGACGGCATGATGGTTCATGCTTCGTCACCGCGCGTCGGCGTCATCCTTTCCAACATCTACGACAATTGGTATCGGAACCGCTTTATGGGCGCGCGTCGTCTGGTCAACTGA
- the trpS gene encoding tryptophan--tRNA ligase gives MNEKDRKSSFPQGERAERKVAFSLIQPSGDLTIGNYLGAIKNFVRMQDEYDCIFGVANLHAITVTQVAADLRRRSLEVIAYIVASGVDPAKATLFIQSQVPEHAELAWVLNSISSIGQLQRMTQFKDKAQKHADNLNAALLTYPVLMAADILLYQSHVVPVGADQKQHLEFTRDLAERFNSRYSPTFTVPEPLSDENATRIMSLKDPYSKMSKSDPDENAYILMKDDPAAIRRKIARAVTDSEAHFCYRPEQAGLMNLINLYAAYAECTPNEVVERFHDSDYASFKRALADLVVGVMDPIRTRFLSLMEDKKELEEISHDGALAAQRVARRTLSKVYRKVGLL, from the coding sequence ATGAACGAAAAAGATAGAAAAAGCTCTTTTCCGCAGGGAGAACGGGCAGAAAGAAAAGTAGCATTCAGTTTGATTCAGCCTTCCGGCGATTTAACCATCGGTAACTATTTGGGAGCGATTAAAAATTTTGTCCGCATGCAGGATGAATATGATTGCATTTTTGGCGTCGCCAATTTACATGCCATTACCGTCACACAGGTGGCGGCAGACCTGCGGCGTCGTTCCTTGGAGGTCATCGCCTACATTGTGGCCAGTGGTGTAGATCCGGCGAAAGCGACACTGTTCATCCAATCGCAGGTGCCGGAACATGCGGAGCTGGCCTGGGTGCTTAATTCCATCAGCTCCATCGGTCAATTGCAGCGCATGACGCAATTTAAGGATAAGGCCCAAAAACACGCCGACAACCTCAATGCGGCACTGCTCACGTATCCGGTGCTGATGGCCGCAGATATCCTTCTCTATCAGAGTCATGTCGTACCGGTGGGGGCGGATCAGAAGCAGCATTTGGAATTTACGCGCGACTTGGCGGAGCGTTTTAACTCTCGCTACTCACCGACCTTCACTGTGCCGGAGCCCTTGAGCGATGAAAATGCAACGCGCATCATGAGCCTGAAGGATCCGTATTCGAAGATGAGCAAATCCGATCCGGATGAAAATGCCTATATTTTAATGAAAGACGATCCGGCGGCCATTCGCCGTAAAATCGCTCGGGCGGTGACGGATTCCGAAGCGCATTTCTGCTATCGTCCGGAGCAGGCGGGATTGATGAATCTTATCAATCTCTATGCGGCCTATGCGGAATGCACGCCGAATGAAGTGGTGGAACGTTTCCATGACAGCGATTATGCGTCTTTTAAGAGAGCCTTAGCGGACCTGGTAGTGGGTGTAATGGATCCCATTCGCACGCGTTTCCTATCCTTGATGGAGGATAAAAAAGAGTTAGAGGAGATCAGCCATGATGGCGCGTTGGCCGCGCAACGCGTGGCCCGTCGAACGCTCTCCAAGGTGTATCGAAAAGTGGGGCTGCTGTAA
- the ppdK gene encoding pyruvate, phosphate dikinase translates to MGKKFVYDFKEGNRDQRLLLGGKGANLAEMTNLGIRVPQGFIVTTEACTEFQKEQKLWPELQEEIREHMKHLEETTGKKFGDESDPLLVSVRSGAPISMPGMMDTILNLGLNDVSVKAVAEKSGNPHWAYDSYRRFITMFSDVAIGLDRNKFEAILEKEKEKANVEQDYQLSAEQLKEIAEEYKVLYKELTGEEFPQDPRKQLEKAITAVFESWNNERAILYRKMNEISDDLGTAVNVQQMVFGNMSDTSGTGVAFTRNPATGENAIFGEYLINAQGEDVVAGIRTPSTIAHLEEEMPHVYEEFVKTAHLLEDHYADMQDMEFTIQDEQLFLLQTRNGKRTAQAALKVAVDLVHEGKIDKETAITRVDPKSLDQLLHPTFTAASLKNAIMLTKGLAASPGAASGKISFSADDAEKRTQNGEAVLLVRNETSPEDLRGMVSAQGIVTARGGMTSHAAVVARGMGKCCVSGAHDLRIDYDAQTLTINGKVYTTNDTLSLDGSTGAVYEGELPTEAPALTGDFGEFMGWVNEIKRLQVRTNADTPRDAKQAIEFGAEGIGLCRTEHMFFEGDRINVVREMILAKDEETRQKALDETRPMLEEDFYQMYKIVGERPMTVRLLDPPLHEFVPHTDAEQQHVADLMNISLDEVKARVNALAEANPMLGHRGLRLAITWPSIYASISRAIVQAALRATDDGVKNIVPEIMIPLTVDDKEYRYVEKVVRDEVEKVFEEQGRKLDYLVGTMIETPRAALLAGEIAETAQFFSFGTNDLTQMSFGFSRDDAGSFLPEYTEKKIFERDPFVSLDQKGVGQLVKMAVKNGRAANPDLHLGICGEHGGDPATVKFLDGVGLDYVSCSPYRVPIARLAAAQAVVEAKKN, encoded by the coding sequence ATGGGAAAGAAATTTGTTTATGACTTTAAGGAAGGCAATCGCGACCAGCGCCTTCTTCTCGGTGGAAAGGGCGCGAACCTTGCCGAGATGACCAACTTGGGCATTCGTGTGCCGCAAGGCTTTATCGTCACGACAGAAGCCTGCACCGAATTCCAAAAAGAGCAAAAGCTCTGGCCGGAATTGCAGGAAGAGATCCGTGAGCATATGAAGCATCTCGAAGAGACCACAGGAAAGAAATTTGGCGACGAGTCCGATCCCCTGCTCGTTTCGGTGCGCTCCGGTGCCCCCATTTCTATGCCGGGCATGATGGATACCATTCTGAACCTCGGTTTGAACGATGTTTCCGTCAAAGCCGTTGCCGAAAAATCCGGCAATCCGCACTGGGCGTATGACTCCTATCGTCGCTTCATTACGATGTTCTCCGATGTTGCCATCGGTCTGGATCGAAACAAGTTTGAAGCGATTTTGGAAAAAGAAAAAGAAAAAGCGAACGTGGAGCAGGACTATCAGCTCAGCGCGGAACAGTTAAAGGAAATCGCCGAAGAGTACAAGGTTCTGTATAAGGAACTGACCGGCGAAGAATTCCCGCAGGATCCGCGTAAACAGCTTGAAAAAGCCATTACAGCCGTTTTCGAAAGCTGGAACAATGAACGCGCCATCCTGTACCGCAAGATGAATGAAATTTCCGACGATCTGGGCACCGCCGTTAACGTGCAGCAGATGGTCTTCGGTAATATGTCCGATACCTCCGGTACAGGTGTTGCCTTTACGCGTAATCCGGCAACCGGCGAAAATGCAATCTTCGGCGAATACCTCATCAATGCGCAGGGCGAAGACGTCGTGGCCGGTATCCGTACTCCGTCCACCATCGCTCATCTGGAAGAAGAAATGCCGCATGTCTATGAAGAATTCGTGAAGACGGCACACCTTCTGGAAGATCACTATGCTGATATGCAGGATATGGAATTCACGATTCAGGATGAACAGCTCTTCCTGCTGCAGACTCGTAACGGCAAGCGCACCGCACAGGCTGCCTTGAAAGTTGCGGTCGACCTGGTGCATGAAGGAAAAATCGACAAGGAAACCGCCATTACGCGCGTCGACCCCAAGTCTTTGGATCAACTGCTACATCCCACCTTCACAGCAGCATCGCTGAAAAATGCGATCATGCTGACCAAGGGCCTTGCAGCTTCTCCGGGCGCAGCTTCAGGCAAAATCTCCTTCAGTGCGGATGATGCGGAAAAGCGTACGCAGAATGGCGAAGCGGTTCTGTTGGTTCGTAATGAAACCTCGCCGGAAGATTTGCGCGGCATGGTTTCCGCACAGGGTATCGTCACGGCACGCGGCGGTATGACCTCCCATGCGGCTGTCGTCGCTCGCGGCATGGGCAAATGCTGTGTTTCCGGCGCACATGATCTGCGCATTGACTATGATGCCCAGACGCTCACCATTAACGGCAAGGTCTACACCACCAACGACACGCTGTCGCTGGATGGCTCCACGGGTGCTGTTTATGAAGGAGAATTGCCGACAGAAGCGCCGGCGCTCACCGGCGATTTCGGTGAATTTATGGGCTGGGTCAATGAGATCAAACGTCTGCAGGTGCGTACCAATGCGGATACACCGCGTGACGCGAAGCAGGCCATTGAATTTGGTGCGGAAGGTATCGGCCTTTGCCGTACCGAGCATATGTTCTTCGAAGGCGACCGCATCAACGTGGTGCGCGAAATGATCCTTGCGAAGGATGAAGAAACCCGTCAGAAGGCACTGGATGAAACTCGTCCGATGCTGGAAGAAGATTTCTATCAGATGTACAAGATCGTCGGCGAACGTCCCATGACCGTACGTCTGCTCGATCCACCGCTGCATGAATTTGTGCCGCACACGGATGCCGAACAGCAACATGTTGCCGACCTGATGAACATCTCTCTGGACGAAGTTAAAGCGCGCGTCAATGCATTAGCAGAAGCCAACCCGATGCTTGGTCACCGCGGTCTGCGTCTGGCGATCACCTGGCCGTCCATCTACGCCTCTATCTCCCGCGCCATTGTGCAAGCTGCACTGCGCGCAACGGATGACGGCGTGAAGAACATCGTTCCGGAAATCATGATTCCGCTCACCGTGGATGATAAAGAGTATCGCTATGTCGAGAAGGTCGTACGCGACGAAGTCGAGAAGGTCTTTGAAGAGCAGGGACGCAAGCTTGACTACCTCGTCGGCACCATGATTGAAACGCCGCGTGCCGCTCTCTTGGCTGGTGAAATTGCCGAAACCGCACAGTTCTTCTCCTTCGGTACCAACGACTTAACGCAGATGAGCTTCGGCTTCTCCCGTGATGACGCCGGTTCCTTCCTGCCGGAATACACCGAAAAGAAGATCTTCGAGCGTGATCCGTTCGTCTCCTTGGATCAGAAGGGCGTCGGTCAACTCGTCAAGATGGCTGTGAAGAACGGCCGCGCAGCAAACCCGGATCTGCACTTGGGTATCTGCGGCGAACACGGCGGCGATCCGGCAACGGTGAAGTTCTTGGATGGTGTCGGTCTGGATTATGTATCCTGCTCACCGTACCGCGTGCCCATCGCTCGCTTAGCGGCGGCACAGGCGGTTGTGGAAGCAAAGAAAAACTAA